From Bacteroides uniformis:
AGGTTTCATCGATGCCGTGAAGCAACGCCAGAATACGCTGATGACTACCATGCAGGCCATCATAGACCTGCAACGTCCTTTCTTCCTCGAAGGAGACGAGTCATTGCTCCGCCCCATGATTCTGAAAGATGTTGCCGAACGTACCGGGTTGGACATCTCGACCATCTCCCGTGTGAGCAACAGCAAGTATGTACAGACCAACTACGGCATCTACCCGCTGAAGTTCTTCTTCAACGACGGCTACACAACCGAAGACGGCGAAGAGATGTCTGTACGCGAAATACGCAAGATACTCAAAGAGTGCATTGACAACGAGGACAAGAAAAAGCCTCTGACCGATGACGAACTGACCGAGCTGCTGAAGGAGAAAGGCTATCCCATAGCCCGCCGCACGGTGGCAAAGTATCGCCAACAGATGAATATCCCCGTGGCAAGACTGAGAAGATGAGAGAAAAGGATGAGCGATTAGGGATTAAGGTTTAAAGATTAGTGCATTCAAATAGTAAATTGTAAATAGTCAAATCGTAAATAAAATTAGGTTGTGGAAGAGCATATTATAGCAGATAAAACTTTAATCAGAACAGCGAAAGTGATTTCGGCGGTATTCACACCGTTCTCCATCCCTTTTCTGGCTTTTCTGGTTCTGTTTATATTCTCGTACCTGCGCATCATGCCGTTGCAGTACAAGTTGATAGTATTGGGCGTGGTGTATTGCTTCACCATCCTGATGCCTACACTGACTATCTTCATCTTCCGCAAAATCAACGGTTTCAGTCCGGAAGAACTGGTGGAACGAAAAAGGAGATACATTCCCTTTATTCTGACCATCACTTCTTATGTATTCTGCCTGCTCATGATGCACCGGCTCAATATCCCGTGGTACATGACCGGTATCATACTCTCCGCCCTGGTAGTGATGATAATCTGCGTCATTGTCAACTTAAAATGGAAACTGAGCGAACACATGGCAGGCGCCGGAGCCGTAATTGGTGGACTGGTAGCTTTCAGCGCCTTGTTCAGCTACAATCCCGTATGGTGGCTATGCCTCTTTATACTGGTGGCTGGCGTGCTGGGCACCGCCCGCATCATCCTGCGACACCACACACTGGGCGAAGTTATGGGAGGCTTTGCCGTAGGGCTTATCTGCTCGTTGCTGGTACTCCACCCGCTGAGCAACATACTGTTCCGAATCTTCCTCTTTTAAGAGCCTTGTTTAATTTTTAATTTTCAACTTTTAATTTACATAGTATCAACCCTTAAAAACTAATGATCATGAATTTCCCGACTAATGTAAAGTACACCAAAGAACACGAATGGATTCGCCTGGAAGGTGATGTAGCCTATGTAGGTATTACCGATTATGCACAAGAGCAACTGGGCGACATTGTGTTTGTCGACATCCCGACCGAAGGTGAGACATTGGCTGCCGACGAAGTGTTCGGCACCATCGAAGTAGTAAAAACCATATCAGACCTCTTCCTGCCCGTAACCGGTGAGATTCTGGAGCAAAACGAAGCCCTTGCCGACCAGCCGGAACTGGTAAACCAGGACCCATACGGCGAAGGCTGGCTCATCAAAATCAAACCCACCGCTGATGCCGACTTCGACAGCCTGCTGGATGCCGAAGCCTACAAAGCGCTGATAAACGAATGAAATGAAAGGATTAGGGGTTAGCGATTAGCACCGGACGGAATGATAGCGCAGTCCCTAACCCCTAATCGTTAATCCCTAACCCTTATAAAATTAACCCTTTAATAATTTAATGATTCATGTCTCCAATCGTTAGCATCATCATGGGCAGCACTTCCGACCTCCCCGTTATGGAGAAGGCCGCGCAATTGCTCAATGACCTGCATGTACCGTTCGAAATGAACGCTCTCTCTGCTCACCGCACACCGGAAGCAGTGGAGGAATTTGCCAAGAATGCTCGCCAACGCGGCATTAAAGTGATTATTGCCGCTGCCGGTATGGCTGCCGCCCTGCCCGGCGTCATTGCTGCCAACACCACACTGCCGGTAATCGGGGTTCCCGTAAAAGGGTCCGCACTCGATGGCGTAGACGCCCTCTACTCCATCATCCAGATGCCTCCGGGCATACCAGTAGCCACCGTTGCCATTAATGGTGCCATGAACGCTGCCATCCTTGCCGTACAGATGCTGGCATTGAGCGATTCCTCATTGGCTGAAACATTCGCCGCCTATAAAGAAGGGCTGAAAAAGAAAATAGTCAAGGCAAATGAGGACTTGAAGGAGGTGAAGTACGAATACAAGACTAATTGAGGGATTAGGGATTAAGGATAAGGGATTAGTAAGATGAGATATAGTCACTTATCCCTTATCACTAATCACTTATCACTAAACGCTAATCACTTATTACCGTGGATTTATTCAACTATTCCCGACGGGAAACATCAGAAGTAAACATCGGAGCCACCCCTATGGGCGGCTCCAATCCTATCCGCATACAAAGTATGACGAACACCGCTACGCAGGACACAGAAGCCAGTGTGGCGCAAGCCAAACGTATTGTCGACGCCGGAGGAGAGTATGTACGCCTCACGGCCCAAGGCATCAAAGAGGCTGAAAACCTGATGAATATCAACATAGGCCTACGCCAGGACGGATATATGGTGCCGCTTGTGGCCGACATTCACTTCAACCCGAAGGTAGCGGACGTGGCAGCACAGTATGTAGAAAAAGTACGCATCAATCCGGGAAACTATGTGGATGCAGCACGTACTTTCAAACATTTGGAGTATACCGATGAAGAGTATGCTCAGGAGTTGCAGAAGATACACGACCGCTTTGTCCCCTTCCTTAATATCTGCAAGGAGAACCATACTGCCATCCGCATCGGCGTGAACCACGGTTCATTATCCGACCGCATCATGTCGCGCTATGGCGATACACCGGAAGGCATGGTGGAATCTTGTATGGAGTTTCTGCGCATCTGCGTGCAAGAGAATTTCACGGATGTAGTCATTTCCATCAAGGCATCCAATACAGTGGTCATGGTAAAGACAGTACGCCTGCTGGCAACCGTCATGGAGCAGGAAGGTATGCGATTCCCGCTGCATCTCGGTGTAACGGAAGCCGGAGACGGAGAAGACGGACGCATCAAATCGGCCTTGGGCATCGGCGCCCTGCTGGCAGACGGCTTGGGTGACACCATCCGGGTTTCCCTGAGCGAAGCTCCGGAGGCGGAAATCCCCGTAGCCCGCAAATTGGTGGACTATATCGTGCAGCGCCACGACCATCCTTATATCCCCGGAGCAGATGTGCCGGAATTCAATTATCTCTCTCCCACCCGCCGCGAGACTGCCGCCGTACACAATATCGGTGGAGACAATCTGCCCGTGGTCATTGCCGCACGCTTAAACGGGGACATGGACTTCAATCCGCAATTCATGCCGGACTATATCTATACGGGACGTTCCATCCCTGAACAACTTCCGGAAGGCATGCAATGCATCATCGATGCCGATGTCTGGATGGAACAAAGCAACAGCGAGACAAAACCGGACAATGCCTGGCCCGCCTTTAAAGGAGACCAGCTTCCTTTCCTAAGCAGCTGCGGCGCTTCCTTGAAATTCCTCTTCATCACGTATATGGGGCTGAATGACGAAGCCATCGCCTGCCTGAAGTATCATCCGGAAGTCGTATTGATTTCGCAAAGCAATCATCCCAACCGGTTGGGCGAACAACGCGCTCTAGTACACCAGATGATGAAGGAAGGCCTAAAAAACCCGGTAGTCTTCTTTGAGCACTACGCAGAGAGCGAACTGGAAAATCTGCAAATCAAAGCGGCTGCAGATATGGGAGCACTCATCTTCGACGGTCTGTGTGACGGTATCCTTCTCTTCAACCAAGGAGAAACCATAAGCGGCAAAGTAGTGGATGCCACTGCTTTCGGTATCCTGCAAGCCGGACGTGTACGTACCAGCAAGACCGAATACATCTCTTGTCCCGGCTGCGGACGCACCCTCTACGACCTGGAAAGTACCATTGCCCGTATCAAGGCAGCCACCGGCCATCTGAAAGGACTCAAGATAGGAATCATGGGCTGCATTGTCAACGGCCCCGGAGAAATGGCCGATGCTGATTATGGCTATGTAGGCGCCGGACGAGGCAAAATCAGCCTCTACAAAAAGAAGGAGTGCATCGAAAAGAACATTCCCGAAGAAGAGGCGGTAGAAAAGCTGATAGAACTGATAAAAAGTAACGGAGATTACGCTGAAAGGACTTAAGTCTCAGCGCAGATATTCGTCAAAGTCCACCTCTCTGAACTTAAAGTTATGATGTTCGGAGGGGTGGTAGGCTTTATTCCAAGTCGAATAGGTCTTCACATCTATCTCCCTTGTCTTCCGGTTAAAAGTTACAATGCGTAAGTAGCCCTCACCTCCCAATCTACTGCCTTCCACACCACGCTGATAGTTTGCCAGCATCTGATACACTTTATTTCCCTCTTTCCCTATAGAGACCAGCGTGCCGACTCCGCTTTTCAAGACATGCCCACAAAAGACAGCTATCACATTGCGATGTTTGAGAAGCAATTTCTCCCAGATTCCAGCACCATCGTTCACTGTGCGCCCAGACTCTTTGCCGATGCCATATCCTTGAGGGCGCCACCAGTCTTTCCCGTCATGCAACGTACTGTCACAATACAAATAGGCGTGTGTATTCAATATGACAAGCTTATCCGGATGAATACCCACTATGGAATCGGCCCATTGCAGAGCCTCATCAGAAGGCCCGAATTCCAGATTCAAGACCAGCCAATCGGTATCGCCCGACCTAAGGTTTATGTAATAGTTATCCAATGTCTTTCCATCCGCACTGCCTCCCCAATAACTCTTCTGCTTATAGTCAGAAAGAGGGAAATACTTGTTGGCCATTGCAGTGTTATGCACGTCCGAAAACTTACCGGGCTTACTGCCAATATCGTGATTTCCCCATACGACAGAATAAGGTATTCCTGCTTGGCTAATACGATGAAAGGCTTTCTGCATATACGCCCATTCCACCGGAGAATTATCTTGTGTCAAATCTCCCACTTGGAACACGGCATCTATTTTCTTACGATTGGCAACCAACCAGTCCACTTGCGAATCAAAGACCTCCGGACATTGTTCCAGATAAGTCTGCGTATCCGGCAATACCACAAAAGTACTTACCCGACCAGAAGTGATGCAAGAAGTAAAAAAAGCGCCCCCTAAAAAGAGAATTCCGATAACAGACAATACTCTCATCATTTTTTCTTCTGATTAAACAGCCAACCCATAAACTCAGAATCATTGAACGCCGGTGTCCAACTGCCATGATTGACTCCAGGGAATTCGATATACTCAACATCGGCACCGGCAGCCTTCAAGGCCTTGTAAGCCTGACGCGAACCTTCTACCGGAACAATGTTATCGGCATCTCCGTGATAAATACGGAACTTCACGTCTTTGGCGGCAGAAAGCCTTGCCGGATTCACAATACCACAGATGGGAACGGCTGCGGCAAAAACTTCGGGATAACGTATCGCCAAATCAAACGTCCCCATACCGCCCATGGAAAGTCCCATCACATAAATCCGGTCTTTATCCACCTGGGGCATAGCCAAATAGGTATCCAGCAACTCCTTCAATGTGCGGAATATACGCGTAGGCTCCTGTACCTCGGGCATTTCTCCAGGTACAAACGACTTGGGACGACCCACATAAGCCCAATAATCTTCCTTAGGACACTGGGGAGCCAATACAAAAGCCGGATATTCCTCTCTGTTCACCGGATTGAGCCACATCTGCCCACCATGCACCAATTGCTTCTGATTATCATCTCCTCGTTCGCCCGCACCATGCAGAAAAAGCACCAACGGATATTTCTTCCCTGCCTTTTCTGCTTCGGGACGCAGCAAACGGTACTTCAACGAATCTCCCTGCGAAGAGACATACACTTTCTTTTCATACTCTCCATACAACTCCTGCGCATACATACACACAGACATCAACAGCATCAAGGCTGTACAAACTGTATTCTTCATATCCTACAAAATTAATGTTCAATTAAAAAGTCTACTATCTCACTCTTCTTATATCCCACCCGGAAAGCCTGCACTGCCACCCGGTCTCCCTTATGGACAACAAACGGCTCAACATATAGATTCCAATGTTTCTCTCCATTCCGTCCCCGACCATTCAACTGATAGGCATAAGAGACTCCAGGAGTGGAACACTCCAGCTTAACCTGCCCCCCTTTTGTACAATCTGCGGAGCTGACACGAGCGGCTGTACACCGTCCGGCCACATAGTTTGTACTATTTCCGGTTCTGTCAGCGGACGACATTGCCAATATTTCCTTTCCCACTGCCGATACACCTTCCGCAAACGGTTAATGTCTTTCCGGTAAGCCGGATCATTAATCAGATTGCAGATCTCATGAGGGTCTTTCTCCAAATCATAGAACTCTTCACGCGGACGGGGCCAAACAAACCAGCTTTCCTGATTCTCATCGAGCGCGCCTTCTTCATGGAGTTGAAGCATACGGCGCATCATCGGCATGTTCAGACGAAATCCTACCGGCTGATAGCCGGGCTGATTGGGAGTATAATTACAGATATAACGATAACGGCGGTCACGTACGCCCCCCTGCTGGTCATAACACTTATCCATACGGTCACGTGCGGCAAAAACATAGCGCCGCGATGGCGAAGCATATTTCCCAGCAAATGCCTTGCCATCCATATAGGCAGGAGGCTTGATACCCGCCAATGAAAGAATCGTTGGTGGAATGTCAATGACACTGCGAAGTCCATCATCAATACTGCCGGCCAACCGTCCGTCCGGATAACGGATAATGAGAGGAATATGGGTACCAACCTCTGTTATTTCACGTTTCTGCCGAGGAAGCGGTCCACCATTATCCGAATAAAAGATAAGAATGGTATTATCCCACTCGCCTGCCGCCCTCAATTCATCAATCATCTGGCGGACAAAACAATCCATGCGGTAAATATTGCTGTACATGACAGCAATATCGCGGCGCACAATGCTGTCCTCAGGATAATAGGGTGGCAACACCACATCGTCGGGAGAGACGTAAAGCGTATCCTTCGCACTTTCCCACACCTTTTGCTCATGCGAGGCAAGGGTATTGAATATAGCGAAAAAAGGCATCCCTTTAGGACGGTTGCGCCAATGCGCCTGCCTGCCACATTCGTCCCAAGCGGTCAAAGGCGGTAGAAACTGATAGTCGGTTTTCGGGTTGTTCGTACAATAATAGCCAGCGGCACGCAACAGCTCGGTATAGCACTTTATTCCCTCGGGTAACACAATATCGTAACCGGTTACCGCCGGTGGACGTGCAATCTGCCCCCCTTGCGTACGCATATAGTTGGCATTGATATGCGTGGGATACATTCCCGTAATAAGTGCCGCACGCGAAGGAGCACTAACACCCACTGTCCCATAAATGCTGGTATAGCGTATACCCTCTGCCGCAAGGGCGTCAATAGTCGGAGTCACTGCCACACTGTCACCGAAACAGTGCAGCCAAGGACCGATGTCTTCACATACCACACAAACAATGTTTGGGCTAACAGCATCTCCATCCTCTGTGGTAGAGACAGGGATCCCACCGGCCTTGACCTCCTGCGATACAGTACAAGCAGCCCAAACGGTACTACCATATAAAAAAGAGTGTATTATCTGTTTCATTACTGTTCATTTTACACAATCAGTGCGCCTCTCGAAGAAAAACACGTTGCGAAATACCATTTTCATTGAATGCCTCGATGGCAAAATAATATTTTTGTCCTACCGTGAGGGCACGTAAGTCTAATGAATTATCGCCATATACCATCCACGAACTATACAATTTATCAGGAGCAACACCCCACAATACATTATAGCCTTGCGCACCCTTCACCGCTTTCCAAGAAATGCGGACATTACGTTCGTCCGCTTCACGCACTACCGTAAAACCTTTTACCGTAGCCGGTTTTTTCCCACGTCCCAAACCGAACACGCGAATATTCCCCATTGCCAGATTCTTGCCCGGCACGTAATGGTGGCGATAACGAATATAGCGTGCTTCTATCGGTTGATCCAGTTCTATGTAATTATGAGGGGCATCACGGAAACTGTTGCGATAGTCCACCAATACCCGCCAACGGGCACCATCCACCGAAGCTTCTACAAGATAGCGTTGCCGGAGGTTTGGCATACGTCCCCAAAATCCGGTTTCCTCATAGTCAAAGAAATTCAGTTGCAAGGCATACACGTCACTCACTTCTTCAAGGTCTATCTCCACCCATTGCTTATCGTCATTTTTTCCGGCCACCCAGAAGGTTTTCAAGTTCTCGTCCGTCACATTTTCCACCGGATAACTTTCCAATTGCGAAGAAGCCTTCACGGGTTTGCCATAAGAAAGCAACATCCAGCCCCGGAAACCACCGCTTGTCGTCTGTCGCGAAACCTGGTCGGGAGAATAGTGAGGATAGTCACCGAAGTAAGTATCAGAGTACATCACACCGTCTTCATCAAAAAATGTAGGAAACATACATAACCTACGCTCAAACTTATAATTAATGGACAGATGGATTGTACCGAAATGCCAGTATATTCCTCCCGGACCACAAACCGTACTTCCATGCCCGGCACCGGTAGCAAATCCTCCCGGCTTGTAGCAG
This genomic window contains:
- a CDS encoding membrane protein; this translates as MEEHIIADKTLIRTAKVISAVFTPFSIPFLAFLVLFIFSYLRIMPLQYKLIVLGVVYCFTILMPTLTIFIFRKINGFSPEELVERKRRYIPFILTITSYVFCLLMMHRLNIPWYMTGIILSALVVMIICVIVNLKWKLSEHMAGAGAVIGGLVAFSALFSYNPVWWLCLFILVAGVLGTARIILRHHTLGEVMGGFAVGLICSLLVLHPLSNILFRIFLF
- the gcvH gene encoding glycine cleavage system protein GcvH; the protein is MNFPTNVKYTKEHEWIRLEGDVAYVGITDYAQEQLGDIVFVDIPTEGETLAADEVFGTIEVVKTISDLFLPVTGEILEQNEALADQPELVNQDPYGEGWLIKIKPTADADFDSLLDAEAYKALINE
- the purE gene encoding 5-(carboxyamino)imidazole ribonucleotide mutase, with product MSPIVSIIMGSTSDLPVMEKAAQLLNDLHVPFEMNALSAHRTPEAVEEFAKNARQRGIKVIIAAAGMAAALPGVIAANTTLPVIGVPVKGSALDGVDALYSIIQMPPGIPVATVAINGAMNAAILAVQMLALSDSSLAETFAAYKEGLKKKIVKANEDLKEVKYEYKTN
- a CDS encoding 4-hydroxy-3-methylbut-2-en-1-yl diphosphate synthase; translated protein: MDLFNYSRRETSEVNIGATPMGGSNPIRIQSMTNTATQDTEASVAQAKRIVDAGGEYVRLTAQGIKEAENLMNINIGLRQDGYMVPLVADIHFNPKVADVAAQYVEKVRINPGNYVDAARTFKHLEYTDEEYAQELQKIHDRFVPFLNICKENHTAIRIGVNHGSLSDRIMSRYGDTPEGMVESCMEFLRICVQENFTDVVISIKASNTVVMVKTVRLLATVMEQEGMRFPLHLGVTEAGDGEDGRIKSALGIGALLADGLGDTIRVSLSEAPEAEIPVARKLVDYIVQRHDHPYIPGADVPEFNYLSPTRRETAAVHNIGGDNLPVVIAARLNGDMDFNPQFMPDYIYTGRSIPEQLPEGMQCIIDADVWMEQSNSETKPDNAWPAFKGDQLPFLSSCGASLKFLFITYMGLNDEAIACLKYHPEVVLISQSNHPNRLGEQRALVHQMMKEGLKNPVVFFEHYAESELENLQIKAAADMGALIFDGLCDGILLFNQGETISGKVVDATAFGILQAGRVRTSKTEYISCPGCGRTLYDLESTIARIKAATGHLKGLKIGIMGCIVNGPGEMADADYGYVGAGRGKISLYKKKECIEKNIPEEEAVEKLIELIKSNGDYAERT
- a CDS encoding metallophosphoesterase produces the protein MMRVLSVIGILFLGGAFFTSCITSGRVSTFVVLPDTQTYLEQCPEVFDSQVDWLVANRKKIDAVFQVGDLTQDNSPVEWAYMQKAFHRISQAGIPYSVVWGNHDIGSKPGKFSDVHNTAMANKYFPLSDYKQKSYWGGSADGKTLDNYYINLRSGDTDWLVLNLEFGPSDEALQWADSIVGIHPDKLVILNTHAYLYCDSTLHDGKDWWRPQGYGIGKESGRTVNDGAGIWEKLLLKHRNVIAVFCGHVLKSGVGTLVSIGKEGNKVYQMLANYQRGVEGSRLGGEGYLRIVTFNRKTREIDVKTYSTWNKAYHPSEHHNFKFREVDFDEYLR
- a CDS encoding carboxylesterase family protein, whose translation is MSVCMYAQELYGEYEKKVYVSSQGDSLKYRLLRPEAEKAGKKYPLVLFLHGAGERGDDNQKQLVHGGQMWLNPVNREEYPAFVLAPQCPKEDYWAYVGRPKSFVPGEMPEVQEPTRIFRTLKELLDTYLAMPQVDKDRIYVMGLSMGGMGTFDLAIRYPEVFAAAVPICGIVNPARLSAAKDVKFRIYHGDADNIVPVEGSRQAYKALKAAGADVEYIEFPGVNHGSWTPAFNDSEFMGWLFNQKKK
- a CDS encoding sulfatase family protein, translating into MKQIIHSFLYGSTVWAACTVSQEVKAGGIPVSTTEDGDAVSPNIVCVVCEDIGPWLHCFGDSVAVTPTIDALAAEGIRYTSIYGTVGVSAPSRAALITGMYPTHINANYMRTQGGQIARPPAVTGYDIVLPEGIKCYTELLRAAGYYCTNNPKTDYQFLPPLTAWDECGRQAHWRNRPKGMPFFAIFNTLASHEQKVWESAKDTLYVSPDDVVLPPYYPEDSIVRRDIAVMYSNIYRMDCFVRQMIDELRAAGEWDNTILIFYSDNGGPLPRQKREITEVGTHIPLIIRYPDGRLAGSIDDGLRSVIDIPPTILSLAGIKPPAYMDGKAFAGKYASPSRRYVFAARDRMDKCYDQQGGVRDRRYRYICNYTPNQPGYQPVGFRLNMPMMRRMLQLHEEGALDENQESWFVWPRPREEFYDLEKDPHEICNLINDPAYRKDINRLRKVYRQWERKYWQCRPLTEPEIVQTMWPDGVQPLVSAPQIVQKGGRLSWSVPLLESLMPIS
- a CDS encoding family 43 glycosylhydrolase codes for the protein MDKKSYCIAWLMLLFVGSLHAQYRTTTYCNPLNLDYTYPFHNSHLGKSYRSGADPAVVEFRGEYYMFVTRSWGYWHSKDLLNWDFITPEKWYFEGCNAPAAHNYKDSILYVCGNPSGAMSILYTDNPKRGDWKAVPSVLHDLQDPALFIDDDERAYMYWGSSNRWPIRGKELDMKNKFLPIAKKPDSLLFLRPDIHGWERFGENHTSDIKPFIEGAWMTKHNGKYYLQYAAPGTQFNVYGDGVYVGKSPLGPFQYAAHNPFCYKPGGFATGAGHGSTVCGPGGIYWHFGTIHLSINYKFERRLCMFPTFFDEDGVMYSDTYFGDYPHYSPDQVSRQTTSGGFRGWMLLSYGKPVKASSQLESYPVENVTDENLKTFWVAGKNDDKQWVEIDLEEVSDVYALQLNFFDYEETGFWGRMPNLRQRYLVEASVDGARWRVLVDYRNSFRDAPHNYIELDQPIEARYIRYRHHYVPGKNLAMGNIRVFGLGRGKKPATVKGFTVVREADERNVRISWKAVKGAQGYNVLWGVAPDKLYSSWMVYGDNSLDLRALTVGQKYYFAIEAFNENGISQRVFLREAH